The genomic interval TAGTTGATGCCAGTACGGTAGTCGCGACCCACATGAGTGAAATCCTGCAGTCACATGCACAAGAGTTGCTCGGTCATGAGGACGTGCAGCAGTTGATGGACGCACTGGCCAGAAGTGCGCCGAAGCTGGTTGAGGATCTGGTACCCAAGATTCTCTCTCTGGGGCAACTGTTGAAGATTCTGCAGAACCTGCTGGAGGAGAATGTGCCGGTACGGGATATTCGCACCATTGCCGAAACATTGGCGGAATACGGTACCCAGAGTCAAGACCTCGGCGTTCTCACCGGTTATGCACGGGTTGCGCTTTCTCGCTCGATTGTCCAGCAACTGGCTGGATCTACAGAAGAAATTCCTGTTGTTGTACTTGATCCAAGTCTGGAACAGATATTGCAGCAGACATTACAGCCCCCCGAGGAAGGGGGGGTGGGCTTTGAGCCCGGACTGGCGGAACAGTTGCAGAAAGCACTGGTGGAAACCGCCAGTCAACAGGAGATGGCAGGTCAGGAAAGTATTCTGTTGGTAGCTGCACCGCTCCGGTCCTGGATGGCCAGGTTCGTGAAGCACAGTGTCCCGGGGATGCATGTCCTCTCTTATAATGAGGTCCCGGACAACCGACAGATCAAAGTGGTTGCAACCGTGGGTAAACCGGATGCGTAAAAGTGAGTGCGGTCAACAGAGGTGAGAAGTGACCCTTGGGGTATACAGCCAACAGGTTGATTACTGGGAACGCAGAGATGAAAATTAAAAGATTTTTTGCTGAAGATATCCGACAAGCGCTACGTCAGGTGCGGGAAGTCCTGGGGCCTGATGCTGTCATCCTTTCGAACAAATCAGTCGAAGGGGGAATAGAGTTGGTGGCTGCCATGGATTATGACGAATCGGAATTCAGCTCGCCGCAGGAGGTTCCATCCTCACCCTCTGCTGCACCATCAACAATTCCGCTCCACCGGGAACAAGAGAGGCCGCAGGCGGTGAGGAGTATCGACTCACCAGCACAGAACGAAAGGCGACCTGCCGCACGAATCGAGTGGAGCCAGGACCCGGTGCTGGTTGAAATGCGCAAGGAGATGAAGGCACTACGGCGAATGATGGAGAATGAACTCTCCGGTTTGACCTGGCGTGATATGTCAGTGCGTGATCCACAGGTTCAAGAGCTCTACCGACGACTCATCGGGCTTGGTCTATCACCGGATGTCTGTGGTAGGTTGGTGGAGCAGGTGGGTAGTTTTGAGGTGGCTGACCAAGCATGGAAAAAGGTGCTCCACTCACTGGCGGGTGAGGTGGCAACAGTCGATGAAAACCTGCTTGAAAGAGGGGGGGTGGTGGCACTGATTGGTCCCACCGGCGTCGGAAAAACGACGACCGCAGCCAAGTTGGCTGCACGTTTTGCTCTTCGTCACGGCAATCGACATGTGGCCCTGGTATCCGCCGATAGCTATCGCATCGGTGCCAAGGAGCAGCTCAACACCTATGCACGGATACTCGACGTGCCGGTGCGCTCAGCCGCTACCACCGATGAGTTGATATCGGTGCTGAATACCCTGGCAGACAAGCGCTTGATCATGATCGACACCGCAGGTATGAGCCAGCGTGATATAGAATTAAGCAAACAGTTGTCGTTACTGGATGTGGGGGGCAAACAGATTCGCAGC from Candidatus Sedimenticola sp. (ex Thyasira tokunagai) carries:
- the flhF gene encoding flagellar biosynthesis protein FlhF — translated: MKIKRFFAEDIRQALRQVREVLGPDAVILSNKSVEGGIELVAAMDYDESEFSSPQEVPSSPSAAPSTIPLHREQERPQAVRSIDSPAQNERRPAARIEWSQDPVLVEMRKEMKALRRMMENELSGLTWRDMSVRDPQVQELYRRLIGLGLSPDVCGRLVEQVGSFEVADQAWKKVLHSLAGEVATVDENLLERGGVVALIGPTGVGKTTTAAKLAARFALRHGNRHVALVSADSYRIGAKEQLNTYARILDVPVRSAATTDELISVLNTLADKRLIMIDTAGMSQRDIELSKQLSLLDVGGKQIRSFLTLSAATEQAALEQAIKAFGVARPEGCILTKVDEAASLGGALSALIHSSMPLAFTTDGQKVPEDIHLARPNTLVSIAAAYGDSLGMAMSDEYLALTMGGERVDAHG